The Chryseobacterium geocarposphaerae genome window below encodes:
- a CDS encoding RecQ family ATP-dependent DNA helicase encodes MISPQDLQKLKFDTLKYFWSYDTFRDSQEEIIDSILHSKDTLALLPTGAGKSLCYQLPALLREGVCLVISPLLALMKDQVNQLKSRQIEAEYLSSELDEFDAEVIYNRCKDGLTKLLYVSPERLTNTQFLQNIEEIQLSFIAVDEAHCISEWGQDFRPSYQNIKEFRKNNPEIACLALTATATPKVLDEIKSKLELKNPAVFQKSFKRENIKIFSEEVSDKYQRVFDILKYATKSGIVYVRTRKDAEQLTEFLHKNQLKNVDFFHAGLTTKEKNTRQNIWNNSDQHVLISTNAFGMGIDKDNVRFVIHFSPSPSIENYYQEIGRTGRDGKKSFAFLLWDKQELSNFDQILKNQIPNKAEFLKIITYLYSVFQVAEYELPEKVFQLNTAGIQNFTKLSKAKINNVLGFLHNQEIIYYNNNKSLSSLQLLMKADEIDQLPQKDAYFIELLLRTVSGITTHKVMFSEQQVSNKIDVSVPLIKERLKELQQKNYIEYVDGVLASIKFLKPRDERLINSSYWKLFEHIQKNKIQKWEEMKFYLEDNQYCKMKLILSYFGEKDTKNCGNCSVCEKKKRSVFGQNISLEIINILAKKPATIEELSIQLTYHPKDNILENLIYLLDSGKVKMLNFRTYALA; translated from the coding sequence ATGATTTCTCCACAAGACCTACAAAAATTAAAATTTGATACTCTGAAATATTTTTGGAGCTATGACACTTTCAGGGATTCTCAGGAAGAAATTATAGACTCCATACTTCATTCAAAAGATACATTGGCCTTGCTACCTACAGGAGCCGGAAAATCACTGTGTTATCAGTTACCTGCACTTCTTCGTGAAGGTGTATGTCTGGTTATTTCACCGTTACTCGCGCTCATGAAGGATCAGGTCAATCAATTGAAAAGCCGCCAGATTGAAGCAGAATACCTATCTTCCGAACTGGATGAATTTGATGCGGAAGTTATTTATAACAGATGTAAAGACGGTCTCACAAAATTATTATATGTCTCACCCGAAAGATTAACAAATACTCAGTTTTTACAGAATATCGAAGAAATACAACTGTCGTTCATCGCAGTTGATGAAGCACACTGTATTTCCGAATGGGGGCAGGATTTCAGACCCAGCTATCAGAATATTAAAGAATTTAGAAAAAACAATCCTGAAATTGCCTGCTTAGCTTTAACGGCAACAGCAACTCCAAAAGTGCTGGATGAAATCAAATCTAAGTTGGAATTAAAGAATCCTGCTGTATTTCAAAAAAGTTTTAAGAGAGAGAATATCAAGATCTTTTCAGAAGAAGTTTCAGATAAATACCAAAGGGTTTTTGATATTCTAAAGTATGCCACAAAATCTGGTATTGTGTATGTAAGAACAAGGAAAGATGCGGAACAGCTGACTGAATTCCTTCATAAAAACCAATTGAAAAATGTTGATTTTTTTCATGCAGGGCTTACAACAAAAGAAAAAAACACCAGACAAAACATTTGGAATAACAGCGACCAGCATGTTCTAATATCCACCAACGCCTTCGGAATGGGAATCGACAAAGATAATGTGCGTTTCGTCATTCACTTCTCTCCTTCCCCTTCTATTGAAAATTATTATCAGGAAATAGGAAGAACCGGAAGAGATGGTAAAAAAAGCTTTGCATTCTTGCTTTGGGATAAGCAGGAACTTTCAAATTTTGATCAGATCTTAAAAAACCAGATCCCAAATAAGGCAGAGTTCTTAAAAATCATCACTTACCTTTATTCTGTTTTTCAGGTGGCAGAATACGAGCTTCCCGAAAAAGTCTTTCAGCTGAATACAGCCGGAATTCAGAATTTCACAAAATTGTCGAAAGCAAAAATCAATAATGTACTGGGCTTTCTGCATAACCAGGAAATAATTTATTATAATAACAATAAAAGCCTTTCATCTTTGCAGTTATTGATGAAAGCAGATGAAATTGATCAGCTCCCTCAAAAAGACGCTTATTTTATTGAACTTTTATTGAGAACAGTATCCGGAATTACCACTCACAAAGTAATGTTCAGCGAACAGCAGGTCAGCAATAAAATCGACGTAAGTGTACCACTAATCAAAGAAAGATTAAAAGAATTACAGCAAAAAAACTATATAGAATATGTTGACGGAGTTCTAGCAAGCATTAAGTTTTTAAAACCACGAGACGAAAGACTTATTAACAGTTCCTACTGGAAACTGTTTGAACATATTCAGAAAAACAAGATCCAGAAGTGGGAGGAAATGAAATTTTATCTTGAGGATAACCAATACTGCAAAATGAAGCTTATTCTTTCTTATTTTGGAGAAAAGGACACTAAAAACTGCGGTAACTGTTCTGTCTGTGAAAAAAAGAAACGGTCTGTTTTCGGACAGAATATTTCTCTGGAAATTATTAATATTTTAGCTAAAAAACCGGCAACGATAGAAGAGCTCTCAATACAGCTTACTTATCATCCGAAAGATAATATTCTGGAAAACCTTATTTATCTTTTAGATTCCGGAAAAGTAAAAATGTTGAATTTCAGAACGTATGCTTTGGCATAA
- the fmt gene encoding methionyl-tRNA formyltransferase, producing MKSLKVVFLGTPEFAKTSLEAIHQSHHEVVGVVTVADKASGRGQKISQSPVKVFAVENNLPVFQPEKLRNPEFLEELRKLDADVFVVVAFRMMPKVLFEMPKIGTFNLHASLLPDYRGAAPINYAVINGEEKTGATTFFINEKIDEGNILLQEELAILPDENAGSLHDRLMEMGSKLVVKTLDGLAENSIIEKPQPNVEHPKNAYKIFKEDTKIDWSKTSKEVHQFILGMSPYPAAFTILKIGEEEKGLKIFGGKFELSSHNQPAASLAISKNDFKIYTKDGIYFPLELQLEGKKRMNVKDFLNGFRNFDEIKMA from the coding sequence ATGAAATCATTGAAAGTAGTTTTTTTAGGCACTCCTGAGTTTGCGAAGACTTCATTGGAGGCCATTCATCAATCACATCATGAAGTTGTTGGTGTTGTAACCGTTGCTGATAAAGCGAGCGGGCGCGGACAGAAAATCAGCCAGTCTCCGGTAAAAGTTTTTGCCGTAGAAAATAACCTTCCCGTTTTTCAGCCTGAAAAATTGAGAAATCCTGAGTTTTTAGAAGAATTAAGAAAGCTTGATGCTGATGTTTTTGTAGTAGTAGCTTTCAGGATGATGCCAAAAGTTCTTTTTGAAATGCCTAAAATAGGCACCTTTAATTTACATGCTTCCTTACTTCCCGATTATAGGGGCGCTGCTCCCATTAATTACGCGGTTATTAACGGTGAAGAAAAAACCGGAGCAACCACATTTTTTATCAATGAAAAAATTGACGAAGGAAATATTTTATTACAGGAAGAACTAGCTATTTTACCTGATGAAAATGCAGGAAGCCTTCATGACAGATTGATGGAAATGGGTTCAAAACTAGTCGTGAAAACATTGGACGGATTAGCAGAAAACTCCATTATTGAAAAACCTCAACCTAATGTAGAGCATCCGAAAAATGCTTATAAAATCTTTAAAGAAGACACCAAAATCGACTGGAGTAAAACGTCAAAAGAAGTTCATCAGTTTATTTTAGGAATGTCTCCTTATCCTGCCGCTTTTACAATATTAAAAATCGGAGAAGAGGAAAAGGGATTAAAAATATTCGGTGGTAAATTTGAACTTTCCAGTCACAATCAGCCTGCAGCAAGCTTAGCTATTTCCAAAAATGATTTTAAGATTTATACAAAAGACGGGATTTATTTTCCTTTAGAATTACAGTTGGAAGGAAAAAAAAGAATGAATGTAAAAGATTTTCTGAATGGTTTCAGAAATTTCGACGAAATAAAAATGGCTTGA
- the ribB gene encoding 3,4-dihydroxy-2-butanone-4-phosphate synthase has translation MSDIKLNTIPEAIEDLKNGKIIIVVDDEDRENEGDFLCAAELTTPEIINFMALHGRGLICMPLPEKRCDELGLEVMVSRSSDPKETAFTVSVDLLGNGTSTGISAGDRAKTILALMDEKSKPTDFMRPGHIFPLRARKGGVLKRAGHTEAAIDLTHLAGLKEGGVICEIMNEDGSMARLPDLHIFAQKHDMKIVSIEDLIHYQLKKGNLIERLEERKVKTAYGDFDFFAFRETSNDQIHFALTKGSWTVDEPVLVRVQSSDSYFDVLTRLNNGEKPLLQKVTNMVNEAGKGAIIFINNVSNSENTLRKLQQFLNYQDGQEQHPTLAYNYRDYGIGTQILKNLGINKFKVITQNPNIKPQVGGYDVEVTEMVQL, from the coding sequence ATGTCTGATATTAAATTAAATACTATTCCAGAGGCTATTGAAGACCTTAAAAATGGTAAAATAATCATAGTAGTAGATGATGAAGACAGAGAAAATGAAGGTGATTTTCTTTGTGCTGCTGAATTAACAACACCGGAAATCATAAATTTCATGGCTCTTCACGGAAGAGGACTGATCTGTATGCCGCTTCCTGAAAAGAGATGTGATGAACTTGGATTGGAAGTGATGGTAAGCAGAAGCAGCGATCCGAAAGAAACTGCCTTTACCGTATCGGTTGACCTTCTTGGAAACGGAACTTCTACGGGAATTTCTGCAGGTGACAGAGCGAAAACCATTTTAGCTTTGATGGATGAAAAGTCCAAGCCTACAGATTTCATGAGACCCGGACACATTTTCCCGCTCCGTGCAAGAAAAGGAGGTGTTCTGAAAAGAGCAGGACATACTGAAGCGGCAATTGATCTTACTCATTTGGCTGGATTGAAGGAAGGTGGTGTAATCTGTGAGATCATGAATGAAGACGGCTCAATGGCGCGTCTACCGGATTTACACATTTTTGCTCAAAAGCATGACATGAAAATCGTTTCTATTGAAGATCTGATTCATTATCAGCTTAAAAAAGGAAATCTGATCGAAAGATTGGAGGAAAGAAAAGTGAAAACCGCTTATGGAGATTTTGATTTCTTTGCTTTCAGGGAAACTTCAAATGATCAGATCCATTTTGCTTTAACAAAAGGCTCCTGGACTGTTGATGAACCTGTTCTGGTAAGAGTTCAGTCTTCTGATTCTTATTTTGATGTCTTGACAAGACTAAATAACGGTGAAAAACCTCTATTGCAGAAAGTAACCAATATGGTGAATGAAGCTGGAAAAGGAGCAATTATTTTCATCAATAACGTTTCGAATTCTGAAAATACATTGAGAAAATTACAACAGTTCTTAAATTATCAGGACGGTCAGGAACAGCATCCTACATTGGCCTATAATTACAGAGATTACGGAATCGGGACCCAAATATTAAAGAATCTTGGAATTAATAAGTTTAAAGTAATCACTCAAAATCCTAATATCAAACCTCAGGTTGGAGGATATGATGTTGAGGTGACGGAGATGGTTCAGCTTTAA
- a CDS encoding LLM class flavin-dependent oxidoreductase — protein sequence MKNFEMSVLDLAPVKQEKSIHDTFQDSLSLAKYTENLDYKRFWLAEHHNMESIASSATSVLIGFIANGTKKIRVGSGGIMLPNHSSLVIAEQFGTLESLFPGRIDLGLGRAPGTDGLTAQALGRNPAIINQQFPRQILELQKYFSKENRDALVRAIPGEGLDIPLYILGSSTDSAFLAAELGLPYAFAGHFAPEQMEMAFNIYRQNFEPSKYLDQPYIIACVNGIAAETSEEAHKISTTLFQAFINIVRNDRKPFAPPVDDMDEIWSAMEKSMVLQKLKYTLIGDQKEIEEKLISFQEKFNVDELMINSHIYNHQKRLESYHIFRNAKNTIFKA from the coding sequence ATGAAAAATTTTGAAATGTCGGTTCTTGATCTTGCTCCTGTAAAGCAGGAAAAAAGTATTCATGATACTTTTCAGGACAGTTTGTCTTTAGCCAAGTATACTGAGAATTTAGATTATAAAAGATTCTGGCTTGCAGAACATCATAATATGGAAAGTATTGCGAGTTCTGCAACTTCCGTTCTCATTGGTTTTATTGCGAACGGAACTAAAAAAATAAGAGTAGGATCTGGTGGAATTATGCTTCCGAATCACAGCTCATTGGTGATTGCAGAACAATTCGGTACATTGGAATCACTTTTCCCCGGAAGAATCGATCTTGGACTGGGAAGAGCTCCCGGAACAGACGGATTGACTGCTCAGGCGTTGGGAAGAAATCCTGCAATTATTAATCAGCAGTTTCCAAGACAGATTCTGGAACTGCAAAAATATTTTTCTAAGGAAAATCGGGATGCCTTAGTTCGTGCAATTCCGGGAGAAGGATTGGATATTCCGTTATATATTTTAGGCTCAAGCACAGACAGCGCATTTTTAGCAGCAGAATTAGGGCTTCCGTATGCTTTTGCCGGACATTTTGCCCCTGAGCAAATGGAAATGGCTTTCAATATCTACAGACAGAATTTTGAACCTTCAAAATATTTAGATCAACCTTATATTATTGCCTGTGTTAATGGGATTGCAGCTGAAACTTCCGAGGAAGCTCATAAAATATCAACAACTTTGTTCCAAGCTTTCATTAATATTGTAAGAAACGACAGAAAACCTTTTGCTCCGCCTGTTGACGATATGGATGAAATCTGGTCTGCTATGGAAAAATCAATGGTTTTACAGAAATTAAAATATACCTTGATTGGGGATCAAAAAGAAATTGAAGAAAAGCTTATAAGCTTCCAGGAAAAATTCAATGTGGATGAATTAATGATCAATTCCCATATCTACAACCATCAGAAAAGACTGGAGTCTTATCATATTTTCAGAAATGCTAAAAACACGATATTCAAAGCTTAA
- a CDS encoding terpene synthase family protein, with product MLWTLYNDDLYEESEPENIQYIRDQSLAILHGEITAEDSGIPLGKMLASLRQELLLFIPEVSLSRFTEMIEKYFNGLERELKLKRDKIYPSVTECIALREDSICLYPFLQLVEVETGIILPQEIHDHPVIRRLQALACHLVTFFNEVQSVAKDEATDSVYYNIVKVIQNEHKITLEEACMENLRLHNQDLKEFVELQASLPDFGIWHEAVVNWVHYMSMVLSGWKSISTKLARYTAADFPEANELKDKLKQM from the coding sequence ATGTTATGGACTCTATACAATGATGATCTTTATGAAGAGAGTGAACCGGAAAACATTCAATACATCCGCGACCAATCTCTTGCAATTCTGCACGGAGAAATTACCGCTGAAGATTCCGGAATACCGCTTGGCAAAATGCTGGCTTCTTTAAGACAAGAATTACTGCTGTTCATTCCAGAAGTATCTCTTTCCCGTTTTACCGAAATGATTGAAAAATATTTCAACGGCTTGGAAAGAGAGCTGAAATTGAAAAGAGACAAAATTTATCCATCGGTAACGGAATGTATTGCTTTACGTGAAGACTCTATCTGCCTTTATCCTTTCTTACAACTTGTAGAGGTAGAAACCGGGATCATTTTACCACAAGAAATTCATGACCACCCTGTCATCCGTCGTTTGCAGGCATTGGCTTGCCACTTGGTAACTTTTTTTAATGAAGTTCAGTCGGTCGCAAAAGATGAAGCAACAGACAGTGTTTACTACAATATTGTAAAGGTAATCCAGAATGAGCATAAAATAACTTTGGAAGAGGCCTGTATGGAAAACCTGCGTTTGCATAATCAGGATTTGAAAGAATTTGTCGAATTACAAGCATCTCTTCCTGATTTTGGAATTTGGCATGAAGCGGTTGTCAACTGGGTACATTATATGAGTATGGTGCTAAGTGGCTGGAAAAGTATATCTACAAAATTAGCCCGCTACACAGCTGCAGATTTCCCGGAAGCTAATGAACTGAAAGACAAACTAAAACAAATGTAA
- a CDS encoding terpene synthase family protein yields MKQQDVPVLQYPWPYEIGPFSQSFYEEQNKWIDDDYQFMSEATRTKYKKHGLVEAASYMFPAASTKEQLRPIARFMVWLTLYDDYYEVCPVNKLADIRDHIMDIMMGAQPKPDDIGLMRQVALSRQEFLPYANDNWFERWTKNFYDYTTYGIMEETPYKLKKEFPTLQNLLLIREYSISMYPYGDPVEPAINYIVPNTISEHPVIKRLKMLMCRAMAIQNDFASIEKELAVETETLNIILVIKNQYKVSLEEAVSEAMRIHDNYIKEFVELENNLPDFGPEQKNIQRFVHNMALMISGLGAWYHKGSSTRYKTPGEFPKPEYGLSL; encoded by the coding sequence ATGAAACAACAAGACGTTCCTGTTTTACAATACCCTTGGCCTTATGAAATTGGCCCTTTTTCTCAATCCTTTTATGAAGAGCAAAATAAATGGATCGATGATGATTACCAATTCATGTCTGAAGCCACAAGAACAAAATACAAAAAACACGGTCTGGTAGAAGCAGCCTCTTACATGTTTCCGGCAGCTTCCACAAAAGAACAACTAAGACCCATAGCAAGATTTATGGTATGGCTTACTTTATATGATGATTATTATGAGGTTTGTCCGGTTAATAAACTTGCTGATATCCGTGACCATATTATGGACATTATGATGGGCGCTCAACCTAAACCTGATGATATTGGACTGATGAGACAGGTAGCTTTAAGCAGACAAGAATTTCTTCCTTATGCCAATGATAATTGGTTTGAACGTTGGACAAAAAATTTTTATGATTACACCACTTACGGAATTATGGAAGAAACACCGTATAAGCTAAAAAAAGAATTTCCTACTTTACAAAATCTTTTGCTTATCCGTGAATATTCAATTTCTATGTATCCGTATGGAGATCCGGTGGAGCCAGCCATCAATTATATTGTTCCGAATACAATATCAGAACATCCAGTGATCAAACGATTAAAAATGTTGATGTGCCGTGCTATGGCTATCCAAAATGATTTTGCTTCGATTGAAAAAGAATTAGCAGTAGAAACCGAAACTTTAAATATTATTTTAGTGATTAAAAACCAATACAAGGTTTCGTTGGAAGAGGCTGTCTCAGAAGCAATGCGTATTCATGATAATTATATAAAAGAATTTGTGGAACTAGAGAATAATCTACCTGATTTTGGGCCAGAGCAGAAAAACATACAGCGTTTTGTTCATAATATGGCTTTAATGATCTCCGGATTAGGAGCATGGTATCACAAAGGAAGCTCTACCCGATACAAAACACCGGGGGAATTTCCAAAGCCTGAATATGGATTGTCTTTGTAG
- a CDS encoding helix-turn-helix domain-containing protein produces MNNHFFDLIEHTNRSVFLTGKAGTGKTTFLNDFVKRTRKKHIVIAPTGIAAINAGGVTIHSMFGLPLRTFLPTTERIDTSLANNIADLMPHFKYRKDKLKLLREVEVIIIDEVSMLRADVLDMMDFSLRFIRRNNQRFGGVQMLFIGDLYQLPPVVRDEHILKMCYNSPFFFDSLAIKEIPLITIELTKVYRQSDEEFLKILNAIRDGDVANIDFDHLNERYDPDFDMGKESYVYLCSHNKMADEINQEKLAEIKVDTRTYEAKLFGEFKENQFPNEQFLELKIGAQIMFIRNDISGEKKYFNGKLGEISGLDENEIKVVLEGSEREITVKREVWEQKKYFLDTDKNIKEEVLGSFEQFPIKLAWAVTIHKSQGLTFDKVIIDAGKSFTAGQVYVALSRCRTLEGIVLKSKITPEVIFKDNRILKFQGETYANDNVEAILNQEKYDYSIRKVLRAVDSQWLLNEVEEWNKLSISTKSIDKVKTNQLYLQLKHEIVNLGKIFEKLERVISQKVNNFIEQKEEWSEIESKTKGAVNFFFTEIRDKVFNPLKEFYAEIKGVKGLKQYNEEFKNWLEDVEEYLNSLKEIHLLDTKLLDEKNDKEVSMKIAKVPSQVLTFQLFEQGKTISEIALERGLVKETVIGHLAKFAEQGLLDISRVITSDKIKAFEDVFYKDPKETLTEWKNALPSNFEFNEIRILINHFTYLKEKAKQ; encoded by the coding sequence ATGAACAATCATTTTTTTGACTTAATAGAGCATACCAACCGAAGCGTATTTTTAACAGGGAAAGCGGGAACGGGAAAGACAACTTTCCTCAATGATTTCGTAAAGCGGACACGCAAGAAACATATTGTAATTGCACCTACAGGAATTGCAGCAATCAATGCGGGAGGCGTTACTATCCATTCGATGTTTGGGTTGCCGTTGAGGACCTTTTTACCAACTACGGAAAGAATTGATACGAGTTTGGCAAATAATATTGCCGATCTGATGCCTCATTTTAAATACCGCAAGGATAAACTTAAGCTCTTAAGAGAAGTTGAAGTCATCATTATTGATGAGGTTTCGATGCTTCGTGCTGATGTGTTGGATATGATGGATTTTTCATTGAGATTTATCCGAAGAAATAATCAGCGTTTTGGTGGAGTGCAAATGTTGTTCATTGGTGATCTATATCAGCTTCCGCCGGTAGTGAGGGATGAGCATATTTTGAAAATGTGTTATAATTCTCCTTTCTTTTTTGACAGCTTAGCGATTAAGGAAATCCCATTAATTACGATTGAGTTGACGAAAGTATACCGTCAGTCTGATGAAGAGTTTCTGAAAATTTTAAATGCAATCCGCGATGGTGATGTTGCCAATATTGATTTTGATCATTTGAATGAAAGATATGATCCCGATTTTGATATGGGAAAAGAATCTTACGTTTACTTATGTTCGCACAACAAAATGGCGGATGAAATTAATCAGGAAAAATTAGCGGAGATAAAAGTTGACACCAGAACCTATGAAGCCAAACTTTTTGGAGAATTCAAAGAAAACCAGTTTCCCAACGAACAGTTTTTAGAGCTTAAAATCGGAGCTCAGATTATGTTTATCCGTAATGATATTTCGGGAGAAAAGAAATATTTCAATGGGAAATTGGGTGAGATTTCCGGACTGGATGAAAACGAAATTAAAGTTGTTTTAGAAGGGAGCGAAAGAGAAATTACCGTAAAAAGAGAAGTCTGGGAACAGAAAAAATATTTCCTGGATACGGATAAGAATATTAAGGAAGAGGTCCTGGGAAGTTTCGAACAGTTTCCGATAAAGCTGGCTTGGGCAGTTACGATACATAAAAGCCAGGGATTAACTTTTGATAAAGTCATTATTGATGCTGGGAAAAGTTTTACAGCAGGACAGGTGTATGTAGCATTATCGCGTTGCCGAACACTGGAAGGAATTGTTTTAAAATCGAAAATTACGCCTGAAGTTATTTTTAAAGACAACCGAATCCTGAAATTCCAGGGTGAAACTTATGCGAATGATAATGTAGAAGCAATTCTAAATCAGGAAAAATACGATTACAGCATCAGGAAAGTTCTTCGTGCTGTAGATTCTCAATGGTTGCTGAATGAAGTGGAGGAGTGGAATAAATTATCAATTTCTACCAAAAGTATTGATAAGGTAAAGACCAATCAATTATACCTTCAGCTAAAACACGAAATTGTTAACCTTGGAAAAATCTTCGAAAAATTAGAAAGAGTTATTTCTCAGAAGGTCAATAATTTTATTGAACAGAAGGAAGAGTGGTCGGAGATTGAAAGTAAAACCAAAGGTGCGGTTAATTTCTTCTTTACCGAGATCAGAGATAAAGTTTTTAATCCGTTGAAAGAATTTTATGCTGAAATAAAAGGCGTAAAAGGACTAAAACAATATAATGAAGAATTTAAAAACTGGCTGGAAGATGTAGAAGAATATCTGAACAGTTTAAAAGAAATTCATTTACTGGATACTAAACTTCTTGATGAGAAAAATGATAAGGAAGTCAGCATGAAAATTGCAAAAGTTCCGTCCCAGGTTCTTACTTTTCAGTTGTTTGAGCAAGGGAAAACTATTTCAGAAATTGCTTTGGAAAGAGGATTGGTAAAAGAGACGGTGATCGGTCATTTAGCAAAATTTGCCGAGCAAGGATTGCTAGATATTTCAAGAGTCATTACTTCCGATAAAATCAAAGCCTTTGAAGATGTTTTCTATAAAGATCCAAAAGAAACTTTGACAGAATGGAAAAACGCCTTGCCGAGTAATTTTGAATTTAACGAAATCAGGATTTTAATTAATCATTTTACTTATTTGAAAGAAAAAGCGAAGCAATAA
- a CDS encoding gamma carbonic anhydrase family protein codes for MALIKELLGKAPQIGENTFLAETATIIGNVTMGKDCSIWYNAVIRGDVHYIKMGDKVNVQDNAMLHCTYQKHPLNIGNNVSIGHNAIVHGCTIHDNVLIGMGAIVMDDCLVEENSIVGAGSVVTQGTHIKSGEVWGGVPARKIKDINAQLLEGEVNRIADNYVKYSSWYKENVKHVEG; via the coding sequence ATGGCACTTATAAAAGAACTTTTAGGTAAAGCACCACAAATAGGCGAAAATACTTTTTTGGCTGAAACAGCGACCATTATTGGTAATGTTACGATGGGGAAAGACTGCAGTATCTGGTATAATGCGGTGATTCGAGGAGATGTTCACTATATCAAAATGGGTGATAAAGTGAATGTTCAGGATAATGCAATGTTACATTGTACTTATCAGAAGCATCCTTTAAATATAGGAAACAATGTGTCCATTGGTCATAATGCGATTGTTCACGGATGTACTATTCATGACAATGTTTTAATCGGAATGGGGGCTATCGTGATGGATGATTGCCTGGTTGAAGAAAATTCTATTGTGGGTGCAGGTTCTGTAGTAACGCAGGGAACGCATATTAAATCAGGAGAAGTTTGGGGAGGTGTTCCTGCAAGAAAAATTAAGGATATTAATGCACAGTTATTAGAGGGGGAAGTCAACAGGATTGCGGATAATTATGTGAAATATTCTTCCTGGTATAAAGAAAATGTAAAGCACGTTGAAGGATAA
- a CDS encoding NifU family protein, translating into MHTILIEPTENPKVMKFVADYNLIPGSLELDRDSDISEIPLAQELFNYPFVERIFITANFVAVAKQDTVEWEHVAESLKNVVEDELLANPRIYLQKKKEMYQIYAEMTPNPNVMKFVSSKLLLDGFVEVKSRDEAEGVPLAQGIFKEFDFATEVFISDNFVAVTRDNSVEWHQVMMAVRGFIAEYLQNGGEISSIEAQKHENPVEKIINREYTDDEQKISDILNEYVAPAVENDGGKISLMEYDQEHKTAKMLLQGACSGCPSSTATLKNGIENILKQFVPDLVEKVEAVNG; encoded by the coding sequence ATGCATACTATCCTTATAGAACCAACCGAAAACCCGAAAGTGATGAAATTTGTAGCAGACTACAACCTGATTCCGGGATCTTTAGAGTTGGACAGAGATTCAGATATTTCAGAAATTCCTTTAGCACAGGAACTTTTCAACTATCCGTTTGTAGAAAGAATTTTCATTACGGCGAATTTTGTAGCGGTTGCAAAACAAGATACCGTAGAATGGGAACATGTAGCTGAAAGCCTGAAAAATGTAGTAGAAGATGAGTTGCTGGCCAACCCGAGAATTTATCTTCAGAAGAAAAAAGAAATGTATCAGATCTATGCTGAAATGACCCCAAACCCGAATGTGATGAAGTTCGTTTCCAGCAAATTATTACTGGATGGTTTTGTTGAAGTAAAATCAAGAGATGAGGCTGAAGGAGTTCCTTTGGCTCAGGGAATTTTTAAAGAATTCGATTTTGCTACGGAAGTTTTTATTTCTGATAATTTCGTAGCAGTAACGAGAGATAATTCTGTTGAATGGCATCAGGTAATGATGGCTGTTCGCGGTTTCATTGCCGAATATCTTCAAAACGGAGGTGAAATTTCCAGTATTGAAGCTCAGAAGCACGAAAACCCTGTTGAGAAAATCATCAACAGAGAATATACAGACGATGAACAAAAAATTTCCGATATCCTGAACGAATATGTTGCACCTGCAGTAGAAAATGACGGCGGAAAAATCTCTTTGATGGAATACGATCAGGAACATAAAACTGCAAAGATGCTTCTTCAGGGAGCCTGTTCAGGATGTCCAAGTTCCACAGCTACTCTGAAAAACGGAATCGAAAATATTCTAAAGCAATTTGTACCCGATTTAGTAGAAAAAGTAGAAGCTGTAAACGGATAA